From Microcoleus sp. FACHB-831, a single genomic window includes:
- a CDS encoding thioredoxin family protein has protein sequence MARTASTMLPLGTKAPDFHLPEVVFGKTISLATFAGKKALLVMFICKHCPFVKHIQTELAQIGEDYAEKDLAIVAISANDAIKYPDDSPEQLKAIALELGFIFPLCYDETQETAKAYTAACTPDFFLFDADRQLVYRGQLDDSRPSTDKPVTGKDLRAAIDAVLAGKPVNPDQKPSIGCNIKWKLGKEPTYYGQS, from the coding sequence ATGGCGCGAACAGCCTCAACAATGTTGCCGCTGGGAACCAAAGCCCCGGATTTTCATCTGCCGGAAGTAGTATTTGGAAAAACAATTTCCTTAGCCACTTTTGCGGGTAAAAAAGCATTATTGGTAATGTTCATCTGCAAGCATTGTCCATTTGTCAAGCACATACAAACCGAATTGGCGCAAATTGGAGAAGACTACGCAGAAAAAGATTTAGCAATTGTGGCAATTAGCGCCAATGATGCTATTAAATATCCAGATGATTCACCAGAACAGTTAAAAGCGATCGCCTTAGAGCTAGGGTTCATATTTCCTCTGTGCTACGATGAAACCCAAGAAACCGCCAAAGCCTATACCGCAGCTTGTACGCCAGACTTTTTCCTCTTTGATGCAGATAGACAGCTTGTCTATCGCGGTCAGCTTGATGATAGCCGACCCAGCACAGACAAGCCTGTAACAGGTAAAGATTTAAGAGCAGCTATCGATGCTGTCCTAGCAGGAAAACCAGTAAACCCCGACCAGAAGCCCAGCATCGGCTGTAACATCAAATGGAAGCTAGGAAAGGAACCAACATATTACGGGCAGTCTTAG
- a CDS encoding class I SAM-dependent methyltransferase, whose translation MQENNLSSTPLHNMNPLSRFSDRADDYAKYRPSYPAAAINTIVEGLNNLSQVVAADIGAGTGISSRLLAERGIRVIAIEPNAAMREAALLHPFLELREGTAEATNLADASVDLISCFQSFHWFAPQPSLEEFRRILKPNGRLAVVWNERDRADEFTQNYSRLVQRASNNHPAESRLVSVDPLLTSPIFPNVSRYNFEYRQELDLEGLIGRAMSVSYIPREGEAHEQLISGLTELYNSDRDRDGFVQLAYCTSVYIAAPNIKV comes from the coding sequence ATGCAAGAAAATAACCTTTCATCAACGCCACTACACAACATGAACCCGCTAAGTCGATTTTCCGACAGGGCGGATGATTATGCTAAATATAGACCGAGTTATCCAGCAGCAGCAATTAATACTATCGTTGAAGGTTTAAATAATTTGTCGCAAGTTGTAGCAGCGGATATTGGCGCAGGGACGGGGATTTCTTCGCGGTTGCTAGCTGAACGTGGAATTAGGGTAATTGCAATAGAACCAAACGCAGCGATGAGAGAAGCAGCATTGCTTCATCCATTCTTGGAGCTGCGAGAAGGTACAGCAGAAGCGACTAATTTAGCAGATGCATCCGTTGATTTAATTAGTTGTTTTCAGTCTTTTCATTGGTTCGCTCCTCAGCCAAGTCTTGAGGAGTTTCGCAGAATTTTAAAGCCAAACGGACGCCTAGCCGTAGTTTGGAACGAGCGCGATCGCGCTGACGAATTTACGCAAAATTATAGCCGCTTGGTACAGAGAGCATCAAACAATCATCCTGCTGAATCGCGTCTTGTTTCAGTAGATCCGCTGTTAACAAGTCCAATTTTCCCTAATGTCAGCCGTTACAATTTTGAGTACAGGCAAGAGTTAGACTTGGAAGGACTAATTGGACGTGCTATGAGCGTATCTTACATACCTCGTGAAGGAGAGGCGCACGAGCAATTAATCTCAGGTTTGACGGAATTGTATAACAGCGATCGCGATCGAGATGGCTTTGTTCAGTTAGCTTACTGTACTAGCGTGTATATCGCCGCGCCTAATATTAAAGTTTAA
- a CDS encoding NAD(P)-dependent oxidoreductase, producing MKVAFLGTGLMGQPMAQRLLEAEIPIIAYNRTASKLEALRDAGAEIVDSPEQAIRESDCTILMLTNAQAIEDILFSDSAKQQLAERTVIQMGTISPTESKAIASQVVAAGGDYIEAPVLGSTPEAKAGKLIVMVGASPEQYQKWSGILKHFGSEPLHIGEVGAAAAVKLALNQLIPSLTGAFALSLGFVQREGVEVERFMEILRQSALYAPTFDKKLQRMLDRDYSNPNFPTKHMLKDTNLFLNEAKSKGLNVSSLEGIRQILEIAQNLGLAEADYSALFSAINPDK from the coding sequence ATGAAAGTAGCATTTCTAGGAACTGGACTCATGGGCCAGCCAATGGCGCAAAGACTATTGGAGGCTGAAATTCCCATTATTGCCTACAATCGCACTGCGTCAAAATTGGAAGCGCTAAGGGATGCTGGTGCTGAAATTGTAGATTCTCCAGAGCAGGCAATTCGAGAATCAGACTGCACTATTTTGATGTTAACTAACGCTCAGGCAATAGAAGATATTCTATTTTCAGATAGTGCTAAACAACAATTAGCAGAACGCACAGTTATCCAAATGGGAACTATATCGCCAACAGAAAGCAAAGCGATCGCGTCTCAAGTTGTTGCTGCTGGTGGCGACTATATAGAAGCGCCCGTTTTGGGGAGTACCCCAGAAGCAAAAGCAGGTAAGTTAATAGTAATGGTGGGCGCTTCGCCAGAACAATATCAAAAATGGTCTGGAATTCTAAAACATTTTGGCTCAGAACCTTTGCATATTGGCGAAGTAGGTGCGGCTGCTGCTGTTAAATTAGCGCTAAATCAACTGATTCCTTCGCTTACTGGTGCGTTTGCGCTTAGTTTAGGTTTTGTGCAGCGTGAAGGCGTAGAAGTTGAGCGGTTTATGGAAATATTGCGGCAAAGTGCGCTGTATGCACCAACTTTTGATAAGAAGTTGCAGCGGATGTTAGACAGAGATTATAGCAATCCTAATTTTCCAACTAAACATATGCTTAAAGACACTAACTTGTTTCTAAACGAGGCTAAGTCAAAAGGTTTGAATGTTAGCAGTCTTGAAGGTATACGGCAGATTTTAGAAATTGCACAAAATTTAGGTTTGGCAGAAGCTGATTATTCAGCGCTATTTTCGGCTATTAATCCCGACAAATAA
- a CDS encoding class I SAM-dependent methyltransferase translates to MQRILEPEVMDSAEEAVEYDAMDFTEVNTAFAKRAIELASTSAIVLDAGTGTARIPILICQQRPQWHITGIDMAKSMLEIGRKNVDNAGLQQQIKLELADAKGLPYRDEQFDMVISNSLIHHLPEPLPFLQEIKRVMNRDGAILLRDLIRPESAEIINNLVESIGEEYDEHQKNLFRDSLYAAFTLDEVKALIQQAGLPDVNVYQSSDRHWTAEKYCSIKLSLSSPSNEL, encoded by the coding sequence ATGCAACGAATATTAGAACCTGAAGTCATGGACAGCGCGGAAGAAGCTGTCGAATACGATGCGATGGACTTCACTGAAGTAAACACAGCTTTTGCCAAACGCGCTATTGAGTTAGCTTCAACATCTGCAATTGTGTTGGATGCTGGAACGGGAACCGCTCGCATTCCTATATTAATTTGTCAGCAGCGTCCTCAATGGCATATTACTGGCATCGATATGGCAAAGTCTATGCTTGAAATCGGCAGAAAAAATGTTGATAATGCTGGTTTGCAACAACAAATTAAATTGGAATTAGCCGATGCTAAGGGCTTGCCTTATCGAGATGAGCAATTTGATATGGTTATCTCTAATAGCCTTATCCACCATCTGCCAGAACCGTTGCCATTTTTGCAAGAAATTAAACGAGTGATGAACCGTGATGGCGCAATTCTGCTCCGGGATTTAATTCGACCGGAGAGTGCGGAAATTATCAACAATTTGGTTGAGAGTATCGGGGAAGAATACGACGAACACCAAAAAAATTTATTTCGAGATTCGCTATATGCTGCCTTTACGTTGGATGAAGTTAAAGCATTAATTCAACAAGCTGGATTGCCGGATGTTAACGTCTATCAATCGAGCGATCGCCATTGGACGGCAGAGAAATATTGCAGTATTAAATTATCTCTTTCTTCTCCTTCCAACGAGCTTTAA
- a CDS encoding M48 family metalloprotease, giving the protein MKRFWNFLLIALCFLSPISASITLAQAKSAPPTVEKPAPPKTPQPSTKPTPEATSTEEGKPEEKNKEPEPTPEEIARKQKLIEADKLYLGGQSAAAQKLYREAKPPFKKATDLTERKEAITDAEKLSPAGQVYWREAKAGMEQKLETKIFVPLQFLVEQYPEFIPGQLLYAQALKDYNKPEEALKVLERATAVYPDQPDLLTAKINGFVDNKKWLEASLSARQFALLNPKHPAAPEFETLADKHLKRYQQHLRAQLRGNAIANVITGALGYVITGNLLGPISAAESTYLLLRGESAVGQSVTKQVKREIPLLEDEEVLKYVREVGNKLATVAGRNDFQYEFYVINDDKLNAFALPGGKVFVNAGAIAKTNSEAELAGLLAHELSHAVLSHGFQLVTEGNLTASATQFLPYGGTLANLIVLNYSRDMERQADVLGTRILASSGYAADGLHNLMITLNKEDRDRPVFSWLSTHPVTDERISSLENLVSTNAYNRYAYEGVARHSEMQAKVKNLLAAEKKKPRNRRRNRN; this is encoded by the coding sequence ATGAAACGATTCTGGAACTTCCTGCTAATCGCCCTCTGCTTTCTGTCGCCAATTTCTGCATCAATTACTCTGGCGCAAGCAAAATCAGCCCCGCCAACGGTAGAAAAACCAGCCCCTCCCAAGACCCCCCAACCTTCAACAAAGCCAACTCCAGAAGCAACCAGCACGGAGGAAGGTAAACCAGAGGAAAAAAATAAAGAACCGGAGCCAACTCCCGAAGAAATTGCACGCAAGCAGAAGCTAATTGAAGCGGATAAACTTTATCTCGGCGGTCAATCGGCAGCCGCCCAAAAGCTATACCGCGAAGCAAAACCGCCCTTTAAAAAAGCCACAGATCTTACTGAGAGAAAAGAGGCAATTACCGACGCTGAAAAGCTATCGCCAGCAGGTCAAGTTTACTGGCGCGAGGCTAAAGCTGGTATGGAACAAAAGCTGGAAACTAAAATTTTTGTACCGCTACAGTTTTTAGTGGAGCAATATCCCGAATTTATCCCCGGACAGTTACTTTACGCTCAAGCACTTAAAGACTATAACAAGCCAGAAGAAGCTTTAAAAGTTTTGGAACGGGCAACCGCTGTTTATCCAGACCAACCGGATTTACTCACGGCTAAGATTAACGGGTTTGTAGATAATAAAAAGTGGCTGGAAGCTTCTTTGTCGGCACGTCAATTTGCTTTGTTAAACCCAAAACATCCGGCGGCGCCAGAGTTTGAAACTTTGGCGGACAAGCATTTAAAACGCTACCAACAACATTTGCGGGCACAGTTAAGAGGTAATGCGATCGCTAATGTAATTACTGGTGCTTTGGGGTACGTTATTACGGGCAATCTTCTCGGCCCGATATCGGCTGCTGAATCGACCTATTTGCTACTGCGCGGGGAATCAGCGGTCGGTCAGTCAGTTACAAAGCAGGTAAAACGAGAAATACCACTTTTAGAAGATGAAGAGGTGCTTAAATATGTCCGCGAAGTGGGAAATAAACTGGCAACTGTAGCTGGAAGAAATGATTTCCAATATGAGTTTTATGTTATTAACGATGACAAACTCAATGCTTTCGCTCTACCCGGCGGGAAAGTATTTGTTAATGCAGGAGCGATCGCTAAAACTAACTCTGAAGCTGAGTTGGCTGGTTTATTAGCTCATGAACTATCCCACGCTGTCTTATCTCATGGATTTCAGTTAGTTACTGAGGGTAATTTGACTGCTAGCGCCACACAATTTTTACCCTATGGAGGGACGCTTGCTAATTTAATAGTCCTCAACTACAGCCGGGATATGGAACGTCAGGCGGATGTTCTGGGTACTCGGATTTTAGCTTCTAGCGGCTATGCCGCTGATGGGTTGCACAATTTGATGATAACTCTGAATAAAGAAGACCGCGATCGCCCTGTTTTTAGTTGGCTTTCCACTCACCCTGTCACAGATGAACGTATTAGTTCTCTGGAAAATTTAGTTTCTACCAACGCATATAATAGGTATGCTTATGAGGGAGTAGCACGGCACTCGGAAATGCAAGCAAAAGTGAAAAACTTGCTAGCAGCTGAGAAGAAAAAGCCTAGAAATCGCAGGCGCAATAGAAATTAA
- a CDS encoding family 16 glycoside hydrolase gives MPANLPELQPHEKNKVDVQSTTFAIDAVARFVCNTFEEALSNPQFDAIVIGSGMYGAYCAEKIYRLSAIAGKPLRVLVLEAGPFLISEHIQNLSRIGFGIQDIVADQPWKSNVGFSSHSYCVGGKSVFWGGWSPRLTREDLDLWPAEIRQYLHENYNLLEEETGVDPGTEFIQGELHEAIKDAVDAALPMVKNLDEWQEPPIAVQGQSPASGLFSFDKFSSLPLLIDALREDADNSKGNDGARRLLLVPKARALKLETNKGFVNKIELSVNGKKESIDVNPNCSVVLALGSVESTRLALASFPTTVNSAEELLGRNCMVHSRSNTTMRIKRSALAPALSNKLQTAALHVRGSIDEGRFHLQLTVAANRDGNSDALYFRMIPDLDLLDAILAQEDAEWIAITIRGIGEMQGFKDKAIRSSDTSWMDLSPFDKDQFGNPRAFIYLKETDVDLKLWDAMDKATLDLGLKLADGNPDNIEYFYKKNGVEAWYSDPPPAATFKPEGVRDGLGSTFHESGTLWMGEPAKSVTDVNGQFHHVGNAFCTDQALFPTVGSANPVLTGLVLSRKVASQIVERNLVEGQVFPTEPGFTPLFTGDFSNWKTTGGGGFQVLFGTILESFTFARIGVLYTVQEYSDFILKLDWQMFENDANSGVFLRFPSLEDNPSDAEINAAYKQCYEVQIDETGFNFTEFQKGNPLPYGSAFHKTGAIYELAPARKWASKRLGLWNTYEIEAKGNSISVKLNGELVSEYSGPEARSLKGHIGLQYHTGRVQFRNIRIKEL, from the coding sequence ATGCCTGCAAACTTACCAGAACTGCAACCTCACGAGAAGAACAAGGTAGACGTACAAAGTACTACCTTTGCTATTGATGCTGTTGCCCGATTTGTATGCAACACTTTTGAAGAAGCACTCAGCAATCCTCAATTTGATGCCATAGTAATTGGTTCGGGGATGTATGGTGCATACTGTGCCGAAAAGATTTATAGATTGAGCGCGATCGCTGGCAAACCACTGCGCGTTTTAGTCCTAGAAGCAGGGCCATTCTTGATCTCAGAACACATCCAAAACCTATCGCGAATAGGGTTCGGCATCCAAGATATCGTAGCCGATCAGCCTTGGAAAAGTAACGTGGGTTTCTCGTCACATAGCTATTGCGTCGGTGGGAAATCAGTATTTTGGGGCGGATGGTCGCCGCGTTTGACCAGAGAAGATTTAGATTTATGGCCTGCTGAAATACGCCAATATTTGCACGAAAACTATAATCTTCTCGAAGAAGAAACAGGCGTAGATCCAGGCACAGAATTTATCCAAGGCGAACTACATGAGGCAATAAAAGACGCCGTAGACGCCGCCTTACCAATGGTAAAAAATCTGGATGAATGGCAAGAACCTCCCATTGCAGTACAAGGGCAATCTCCCGCCTCTGGCTTATTCAGCTTTGACAAATTTAGCAGCCTTCCACTATTAATTGATGCCCTTCGTGAAGATGCCGATAATAGCAAGGGCAACGATGGCGCACGGCGGCTTCTATTAGTACCCAAAGCCCGTGCCCTTAAGCTCGAAACTAACAAAGGATTTGTAAACAAAATCGAGCTTTCAGTAAATGGAAAAAAGGAATCTATAGACGTTAATCCCAATTGTTCTGTTGTTTTAGCGCTAGGTTCCGTTGAATCAACGCGCCTAGCTTTAGCCTCTTTCCCAACAACAGTTAACTCAGCCGAAGAACTTTTGGGAAGGAACTGTATGGTTCACAGCCGCAGCAATACAACCATGCGGATCAAGCGTTCAGCCTTAGCACCTGCATTATCTAATAAATTGCAAACAGCAGCTTTGCACGTTCGCGGTTCAATAGATGAAGGCCGTTTTCACCTACAACTGACCGTCGCAGCCAACCGCGACGGAAACTCGGACGCGCTCTATTTCCGCATGATTCCCGATCTCGATTTGCTAGACGCAATTCTAGCTCAAGAAGATGCTGAATGGATCGCTATTACCATCCGGGGAATCGGCGAAATGCAGGGATTTAAAGATAAAGCCATACGTTCATCGGACACCAGTTGGATGGATCTAAGTCCCTTTGATAAAGATCAATTTGGCAATCCCAGAGCCTTTATTTATCTGAAGGAAACTGATGTTGATTTAAAGCTTTGGGATGCAATGGACAAAGCCACCCTTGACTTAGGGTTGAAATTGGCAGATGGGAATCCCGATAATATCGAGTATTTCTACAAAAAGAATGGAGTTGAGGCTTGGTATAGCGATCCACCGCCAGCAGCAACTTTTAAACCGGAAGGCGTACGAGACGGTTTAGGAAGCACATTTCACGAGTCTGGCACGTTATGGATGGGAGAACCAGCAAAGTCCGTAACTGATGTAAATGGTCAATTCCATCATGTTGGTAATGCCTTTTGCACAGACCAAGCATTATTCCCAACTGTGGGTTCTGCTAATCCGGTTTTGACTGGTTTGGTGCTGTCTCGCAAAGTGGCTTCGCAGATTGTAGAGCGCAATTTAGTAGAAGGGCAAGTATTCCCCACCGAGCCTGGTTTTACTCCCCTATTTACGGGTGACTTTTCTAACTGGAAAACAACTGGCGGGGGAGGATTTCAAGTTCTATTCGGAACAATTTTGGAATCATTTACTTTTGCGCGAATTGGCGTGCTGTACACGGTGCAAGAGTATAGCGATTTTATTCTCAAGCTTGACTGGCAGATGTTCGAGAACGATGCTAACTCAGGCGTTTTTCTACGCTTTCCAAGTCTAGAGGATAACCCTTCGGACGCAGAAATAAACGCTGCATACAAGCAGTGCTATGAAGTTCAAATTGATGAAACAGGGTTTAATTTTACTGAATTTCAAAAAGGGAATCCCCTTCCCTATGGAAGTGCATTTCATAAAACGGGAGCGATTTACGAGTTAGCACCAGCGCGGAAATGGGCTTCTAAGCGGTTGGGATTGTGGAACACCTATGAGATTGAAGCGAAAGGAAATTCTATCAGCGTCAAACTCAATGGAGAACTGGTGAGCGAATACTCTGGCCCAGAAGCGCGATCGCTAAAAGGACATATTGGCTTGCAATATCACACAGGTCGAGTTCAGTTCCGCAATATCCGCATCAAAGAACTCTAA